The region AAGTGCTCGCCAAACGCTTTTGCCAATTCGAGCAGTGCTCGGCTGAAGAATGCGAAGCGCTCTGCATCGTCAGGCTCTCCGTAGAGCTTTCCTCGCGAGAAGTATTCGGGTGCATCGATGAAGTAAACCGGGACTTCACCGGAACGATCAACATAAACCGCGATGCGACGCACGCCGAAATTGAAGGGCACGGCAATCTCGCCGGGTAAGCGCTCGCTGATCGCTTCGATCTTCTCGAGTTTGTAGCGCGGCATAACGACCCGAACCTTATGTCCGAGCCGCGCCAGCGCCTTCGGCAGGGCGCCCGCCACGTCTGCTAGCCCGCCGGTTTTTGCGTACGGTACGACTTCCGACGCTGCCAGTAAAATATTCAAAAGCGCGCTCCCATTGTCAGGAATCTGTGCCGCATCCGAATGAAAAACAGTAGCCGACCGCGAATGAAGTTGTCAAGAATACGGGCTCCGAAGATCGGCCTGAACTGAGATCGCTTCGCTAACGAAAACTTTGTCATCAACCACAGCGAGAAAGACAGCGGCATCCTGAGTTTCCACAGCGGGATTTCGTTCACTTGTGCTGGCTTCTCTGTTGGTGTAACGGTGAAGAAGATGGAGGATGGTAATGTCCGGGTTCAGCTCAATACACAGGTAAAGGCTTGGGTAACTTTGGTGCCGGCGGGTGAATCGCCAAGAAGTTTTTCAAGGGAGTCGAGATGTCTCTGAAGGAGGGAAGGCCAAGCTATATAGCCCCAATCACGAAGCCGTAGATTCTAGATCGCGAATCCGACGAAGGATATTGCTTTGTTCTGCCTCCGTTTGGAGTCTGCCTCGATTTAGAGCATCTATCTTGTCGCCCATCACTATGAATCCTTTCTCCATTTTATCTGATAGGCTCTCCATTCTATCTGATAGGCGGGCATCGACGTCCGCAAGATCACGTGCGAGTCGCGACTCTATTGCATCAAGCCGAGTATTGGTCGCGTCAATACGGGCATTTGTCTCATCAAAGCGTGTCTCCATGCTTTGCTTCATCTCTTCGACAAGCCGAAACAAGTCCGCTATCATCGGCTGAGTAGTTTTGCCGTCGCCGTCTCGCAGTTCTTTAGTAAGATCGTCGCTGCTCATTGACTCCTTTGTTATCATTGCACAAGCCGAGAATGTCAAGACCAAGCGTTATTATATTTGGCGATGTCTTAATTTAATCAAGACACCGGCCGTTATTTTGATTTCTACGCAATTCTTCAGCATTGAAAGTCACGCGAAGGAAGTCGTCAAAAAAACGGGCTCCGAAGATCAGCCTGAACTCAGACCAATACAGGCCGGGGAGTGAATGAGTATCGTTGCCCACCTGCCCTTAATATGGGTTACTCCTATGCGCTCAGCCAGCAACGACAACCGTAGCTTTCGATCGGCCCCATCACCGCCGTTTACGTGCGCGCCTATCTTGCGTATCAAATCTCCGGTAGCTGATTTCACCTTTCTTAGTGAAAATTGAAAGCAATTGTTATAGAATGCGAGCCGCCACGGAGACACAGGTTCCCCTGTCCGCCAGCTTCAATGTGGCGACAGCGCAAAAGTCATTAGAATGTGAGCTAAAGGACTAGCCGGAAGTTAGGTTCGCAATCTAGTCCACAGAAAGAACGCAAGCGCAAGCATCAACGCGCTTGAGCCGAAGGCGAACCGAGAATTGCGATCTCTTCAGCGAAAGATTTCTCTGACCGAATTGACAGAGGTAGCAAATCTCTCTGCTTCTCACCTCACTCGGCTCTTCAAGATTCAAACCGGACTAACCTCGGGCGAATATCTCAGACGACTCAGAATGGAAAAAGCCGCTCACCTCCTGGCAACAAGTGTACTGAGCATCAAGCAGATCATGGCACTGGCAGGCTACAACAACAAGACACACTTCGCGCGCCATTTCAGAAGGTCGTTCGACCTCTCACCCTCCCAATACAGGAGGCGCATCTCAACCTCATAGCGAAATGGTGATATCGGATTACAGATAGTGATATTCGCTGCCCCTTTGTTGTTGTAGGACGCAAGGTATCGTGTGATACTTTGCCTTCCCTGGCGGCTCTGTGCGAGTTCCTACAGAAAACAGGCCGTCCTCTGGCTGACCGAATAGCTGAAATTGAGAATGGTGCGCGTGCTCAGCCGCGAGCACGCGCACCCGAGGGTACCGTTTCTCCTTTAGCGGCTAGAAGGGTACGCCTCGCGGCGAGGACCGACACCCAGGAAGTCCGAACTGCGCGGCGTTCCCTCTTTTTTTCCACCGCATTAATAGTCCCTTCTGGCTATGAAGTCAATGCTGCTAATAGAATCCCCGGCCCTCGCGAAAGTGTTCGCCGAAGTCTTTGAGAAACTTGGCTGGACTGTTGCTATCTGCACTAGTCGCGACTGTGCAATGAGCCAAGTGGCCGGAAGTGAGCCTTACGACCTCATTCTACTGCGCTATCCTGTGCCGGGAACAAATGGAGTGCAGCTTGTTAGGTTCATCCGGTCGCTTGAGCACCGGATGACGACTGCCGTTGTGATGG is a window of Acidobacteriota bacterium DNA encoding:
- a CDS encoding response regulator translates to MLLIESPALAKVFAEVFEKLGWTVAICTSRDCAMSQVAGSEPYDLILLRYPVPGTNGVQLVRFIRSLEHRMTTAVVMVTGIGEVTDEAKAAGADEVLIKPVNVSALIWAVNKHVS